The sequence ATCACAATAATGCTTCATTAAAGGGCAGATTAATATGCAGCTTTGGGAGGAAATTTTTTACAAATATCAAAAAAAACTAACCAAGTATCCTATATAAAACTTTCCAGACCTCCAGGGAGGTCTGCCAAGCAGGACAAAGTGCTCTTTACACAGGAGTCAGGACTTTCAAGTATCTGAGAGGCGTCGAGAATACCCTAACCATTCTACATACATACACGGGCCACTTGGGCACTCAGGACAGGCCAAGTGAGCTGGGGGCCACGAGGGTCTCACTGGTGTCCATCCCCACTGAGCCCCCAGCTCCAGAAGTGGTTCCGCATGGGGCCTGGATGTCTGCAAGGCAAGAGAGGAAGGGCTTCAGCCTTGGGTCCACTCTGGGGGAAGGCAGGCAAGCCACCGCCTTCTCACTGGGGCTTTAGCTGTGTTTACCCTGAGCCTGTGTGCTTCTGCAGCCCTGTCCAGCAGGCTCTACACTTGACCCTCCAGGGCAGGGGAAGCCCGTGGTAAAGATGAAGAAAGTGGGCAGCAAGGCTCAGTGGCCAGCCTCTGGTTCCCTGCCCTGGGGAAGTATGGTTCAGAGGTCCTACACCCCTCCTCCCTAACACAGCTCCTCACCAACCCTCGGGTCTCTGGTTTCCTGAATGTAGCTTTCAGACCAGGGCAGGAGGCCCGACACCCACACCGCCATCATACCAGCCTGCCTGGCGCCTTTCAGGACCTCTTCCTCAGTCCTCATCACAGGATTCGAGCTGAGAGGTGACTAACTGCCCCTTCCCTTCCCGGCTGGCttgaaggaaaagaggagagtgtgGTACCCTGCTCACCCCCAACATCAGAGATGTCCATGATCACACAGTCGCCTTCCTCGTCGTCGTCCTCCTCTGTGTCCGCCTGGAAGCCGTCCAGGTCTCCAGTGCCAACCTCAACAGACAAGGCACACTGtgtcagcagcagcagacagggtCGGTGTGACCCCCACCCCGCAACCCACTGCTGCACACCCAACCCCTCTCTGCCCATCCAGGAGACACTATCTGAGGAGCCTGacgaaagtcaaagtgttagttgctcattcgtgtccgactctttgagaccccatggactggagcccaccaggctcctttgtccatgggattctctagggaagaatactggagtgggcagttatgccctcctccagggtctttCCCAcaaagggactgaacccaggtgtcctgcactgcaggcagattctttaaggtCTGAGTCAGGGAAGTCTTAGTGTCTCAAGAGTTACGATCAAAGGAAACCTTGGGAGTGCTCTCAAATGAACTATTTACCTTGTTAGAAAAATAATGCATTATTGTTTGTAAATTAGAATTGGGAGGTGGGATCCTCTACTTTGGTTTCAAAAGGAGATGGACAAAACACATGCTTTCTCTGAATTATTATCTGCTGGAATAAGTAGGTGGCTGAGAAGTTAGTTGGTCAGTGTTTTCTTCTCTGTCCAACAGCTTGGTCCCTCCGCCCAACACTTGTGAACTCTTTCCTCTGATGCCCACTCTGCCCAGTTCTGCCCACGTGGATGCCACCAGCACCCCAAGAATGGGCATCAGGAGGTTGTTATCACTAGCTTCCACCAGAGGGGACAGAGACACAGAATGGGGAAGTAACAGGACCAATCCTAAACACCGCCCATGCACAAGCGCTGGCACAGGCAGTGGAGCTGGGCTCCCTTCCAAGGGGCTCAACACCCTCCTAGAGCCCTTCTACTCTTTGAGTCTGCCTGGAAAAGGGACGACAGTACAGCAAGGCTGTCCGCTGTGCCCACGGTCCCAGCCTGGCTGGCAGACAGCTTACGCTCACAGACCCCTCAGTTCTAGTGTAGAAGCTGCAGAAGGGCTCCATGGGCTGGGGGCCCCCGAGGCAGGAATGGCCCCAAGCTGGCATGGGGGCTGCTGGGAGGTGCAGGGCAGCTTCCAGGCACCTGCTTCAGAAGCACAGACAGTGCACTCTCCACTCCCCAGCCATGCAGGATTGGGTCTGGTGAGCACGGGGACAGGTGGGTCTCCTAGCCTCTCCAGTCCCGGGCCTCCACACTGGGAGCCAAGTGCAGACGGATGAGGACTGCTGTGGGCCCAGAAGCCCTCTGTGGGAGGAACAGCAGCCCACAGCCCCACAGGCACATGACGGGTCTCAAGCCTCTAAGGTGAGGCTCCAGGATGGGGTCCCACGTGCTGGGCTGAGGTTTGTCGGCACATGCAGCCGGGGGAGAGCCCGACATGCTGCTGTTGCTATTGCAGGCAGAGGGCACAAAGCTGGCCATGCAGCCCTGGGAGTTAGGAAGACGTCACCACCACCAAGCACTGAGGCTGGAAACGACAGACAGAGGCCCTGCCTGTGCAAAAACAGAACAAGTCTGAAGAGCTGAGTTGCCGGGGGGACggacacacactcactcactcactctttcGGGCAGAAGTGGCCCTAATAGCCGGCTCATCTCACTTGATCACGGTACCGTGTAAACCCGTAAAGTATAACACTAGTTGGAACTCTTAAATGAAAAGCTTCTAAAATTCCCATACGTTAAAAATCCCAACCCGATCTAAAATATTCATACACACCACCCACGTTTTCCCAGGCCACCAACCCGGCCTTCGGGAAGTCTCCCCAGCTCCTGTGTCCTGCCTTGCAGGCCAGCTCAGTGCACACCCAGAGCTCTCTTCTGGCCTGCCTGTCCCAAACCACCAGGATTCTGCTGGAGGTGGTCAATGTCTCAAGGCCCCAGCCTCTCCTTCAGCTGGGTGGCTGGGTCAGAGCATTCCAGTCAGAAAGACACAGGTGGAGTCTGCTCCTCCTTCCAGGTAAACGGGACTCCTCCCCAGGCAGGCTTGGCCATCCTCAACTCGCAGGCTGGCAATGCAGCAGCTGTTCTGCGGCCACAAACAGGCAGGAGCAGCAGAAGACAGGAGGAGCCTGGCCCGGCCCACACTGCTCACCAGCTCAGGACCTCCTGTTCCTGCAGACCAACTTCCATGCGTTTACGGTCCCAAGGCCTACATGGTCCCAGGGGTCCAAGCgaggatgtgggatctagttcctgactagggactgaaccctcgcctcctgcattggaagcttggagtcctagctactggactgccaaggaagctCCAAAAAGGGGTTTTTAAAGTGCAGACATTAGCAGCTACTctcagacccactgaatcagaacCACTGGGGCCAGCATGCCCAGAACCACTGGACGTGTGGCCCTCTGTGAGATCCTGCCACACCTCGGAGCCCCTTTGAGGCCAGTGAACGGGGAGAAGCTGAATAGCACTGACTGCTATGGGTGTCATCAGATGAAATGCCCCATGTCACAGACCAACCCCTTACCTGGGGAGAGGGGCCCCGTTTATTGGGGAGCACTTTTTCTCAGTAAATAACAAAGCACCAAGAGTAGAGATCCACGTCAAGTACAAGAGGAAACAGGTGATAAGGGCTAACCCGTCTTTCTCCACATAAAGACCAAGACTGCGAGCACGTGTGTGGATGCCGTCggaggggaagagcagagggggCTCAGCAAGGTGGCTGTGGAGGGCTGATGAGGGCAGCAGCCCGCAAACCCTGCCTGGACTGGGacaccaaagggtccttccaGCCCTGGCCATGTTCACACTGGCTCCCCAGCTGGTTTCAACCTGAGCATCCACAGGTGCAGTCTTCTGAGACTGTCTGGTTAATGATGACGTTGACCCTAACGAGCTCTGCAGCTCAGCACAGCTTGAACACATGAGGGCCTGTTCTGGGTCCAGGCCCAAGGAGGGAACTGTCTGAGGGGCTGGGTCCCTCACTCCTAACCAGATGGGTGCTACTGTATCAAGCCGTGTCCACAGCTgacagggatggggtgggggagtggcAGGAACAGCTGCCATAACTGCAAAGGACTGTCCTAGGCTCCCTCTTGCTGTTATGATTCAGGAAGAAGGCTTATATCGCACCCAAGACCTCATCTGTGTGCGGGCGTCACTCCAGGAGCCAGCCCCCTGCCCATTCTGCCCCTACACATGCGGCAGGAGCAGGGGTAGGGGACAGGGAGCACACGCGGGCTCCCTTTTTTCTCCCTCACCCCCAGCAGCACCTCCTGCAGCGACAGCACCCTAGGAGAGCCCCGAAGGCAAGCAAGAGACCAGCTCTCACCACACCGTCTCACCCACATAAACTCGAGTCTCTAAGATCTTCAGCTGCGCGAGACCCTGGCCTCGGTGAGGACTGGTGCCCACACCAAGACCAGGCTTCTGGTGACAGTAGCCAGGAGACTAAACCCATCACCTTCCCATGCCAGTAACAGAAACAAACGTCAGACACGGACCAAGGCTAAGGCGGGGGCCCAGCCTCCGTGTGTCCAGGCAGTGCGGGAGCCTTCGCTCTGGGGACCAGCAGCTCTCAGGAAGCCCACCTGACTCCAGGTGAGGCGAGGCCCTCCCTGTACGTGGCCTATCTACGTGAGGCTACACGCTTCCTCCTCCATGTGCTGTCAGGATACAGTTACTTGGCTGCTCCTACCATGGACTCCAGTCTGTTTCCCCTTTGATGGCGTTTTGCTCACCACTGTCTACAAGGCCTAGCAGGTTACCTGGTATGGAGTAAGCGCTTAGTAACTGTGTTAAATGAACACAAAAACTAACCAAACAGAAGCTGCTACATGGAAAAAATGCACTTTTCATTCAGCACTGAAAAGAAAGGAGCTGTCAAACCATGAAGACAGGAAGAAAGCATAAAGGCACACAACTAACTGAAAAATCAAGTGAAAGCAGTAGGCCCAGTGGCGGCCCAGGGTAAAGGGAGGGAAGGACCAACAGGCAGACCATGGGTGTGGAGGCAGTGACATAGCTGTGTGACACTGTGATGCCACACACACCATCACACATCTGTTCAAACCCATGGGACACCCAGAAAACCTTGGAGTCTGGGTGACAGAGGTGCATCCACCAAGGTGCATCAGCTGTGACAGCCACACAGACTTTGCTGCGAGTGCTTGGTGGGTGGGGAAACCTCTACACCCACGCCTCTATTTTGGTGAGTTCTGTCACCTCAGTTTTGTTATAAATCTAAACATGCCCTAAAAGGAAAATTTGCTGCAAACTACAAGCCGCGGCGGGGTCTCACCTGCCCATCGTGCCGGCGCTTTTTCATGAACTGGGTGATGCACATGCTACCTGCCGACTTCCTCTTGAGTGAGACAGGCATACCCTGGCCGGGCCCCGGGGCGGGGACGCTGCCACTGTCCTCCTTGGTGGCCGAGGGCACTGCGGTGACATAACTCCACTGGCAGGGCACAGGCAGGTGCTCCTGGGCGAAGCTCTTCAGCACCTGTGGGTGGACGTACCAGCACATCCTGAAGTCGGGCCTCTTCTCGTACACCGAGTTCTCAGAAATAATCCGCTTGAGCCTGGCCTTGGAGGGCACGGCCATGTCCTCGCCGGTGGTAGGCGTCTGCGGGCGGGCAGGGCCAGGGCTCGGGGGGCTGGCGGCACTGTGCTCTGGGCTGCCGGCGTCCCTGCTGAGCAGTCCTCGGCGGCAGCACTCCTGGAACTCCCGAATGATCACCTTGCTCCCATTCACGTTCCCATGCAGCAGCGGGAGCAGCTGGGCCAGGACTGGCGGGGAGAGGGAGCAGGGGGAGACGGAATGAACACGGCCCCTGGGAGGCTGAGACACAGACTGCTTTGGGTGGCCTTGTTATCCTCCTGGCTTACTGAGACGTAACTGACACACAGCAGTGATTTTACTTATATCGCAAAATCACCACCACTACAGGTTTAGCGCAGGTGGCTGCTTAGGGGTGGATTTAACACAGGAACTGCTCCAGGAGAGACTCTGGGAGGCCCACACTTCACAAGGCGGGACTGGTTGGAATAAACTGTCAGGCCTCACCTCTTGTGTCAGTCTTCTTAGTGACTGCCCTCATGCACCCATTCTGAGTGGCCCTCCTGGCTCTGAGGAACTGAGAATGTGTGTGGCCATCAGGGAAACAGGCTGACTTAAGCAGCCACCCTGTACAGCTCTCATGAGCGTCACAGAAAGGACACCTCCTCAGCAAGCACTGGCTCTGGCTGTTTCTTTGAAGAACCTGTGAGTTACTTGGCCACCCTTAAAGGGAgtctcccgccccgcccccgcccagagCTGGTGCTCACTCTGCTggtccctcttctctctctttgagGCCTTGGGCGTCTGCTCCTCCTCGGGGGGCACAGTCTCCAGCAGGCAGGCCGTGAACTGTTGCAGCACCTTCAGGTCAGCACCGCCGTCCTTGTCAGCTGCCCAGATGCAGCCGATCTTCACGGGCTGGAGAATGCGGAACCGCTTTCCCTTGGCCAGAAACTCGTCCCACTCCTTGGCCTTCAGTTTCTGGCGCACCTTGTGATTTTCCGGGTCAGCACACTCCTGGCAGATTAGAGAGCAGACACTCGCTCAGGATCCCTGCTCCCCAGTACCCCTGGTGCCCACCTCTGGGACAGTGAGAGAGCATATGGGAGGTGGGCAGAGCTCTTCACAGACTCAGGGCCAGTGTGGATGGCACCTGACTGGCGATAATACAGGCAGAGAATGTTTTCAGACTGAATAACTGGCACCTTCACCCGCAAGTATCTTAGGTGCACCTGCCTTTCTAGCCCTCACTGGAGAGtcacaggtatttttttttattacctcTTCAGTAGACCTCTTAGCACCACTCTGGGTTTTCTGCTTAACATGTGATCCTAGAGCTGAAATCACCATGCTGGGCCTCTCCCACCTCAGAATGATGCCACTGTCTAAGCCAGATTCGCTGTGGGCCTGACGAGACTCATCTGCCTCGCTGGTTGGAAATGTATGAAGGACAAAGGTCCCCAAGTGTGACTCTGAGATGGGTCACACCTGCCAGTCTCCCAACCCGGCAGGCCTTCAGAGCTCTGGAAATGGCTCCCTCAAAAGTCCCACCATCCAGCAGAACTGAGAAAGGTGGGGGGTGAGGCTGAGCCTCTGAGGAGCGAGGTCCACAAGGAATCGGCTACAGGGTGGGCCAGGACCTATGCAACCACCCCCAGGTCAGCAGCCACCAAGCTCTGGCCCAATCACCTCCCGTCCACCCCTCACCTCAGTTACTCCTTCATCCTCAGACAGGTACCCGTGGGGCACGAAGAAACCATCGTCCTCATCCTCATCCTCTCCCACGTCATCGTCCTCGTCCTCAAGAGGAAAAAGCACAATGATAACGTGTGGAAACATGTGCTTTACTTATAATTCACTTGTGAACACGTAAAAAGGAAACAGCCTTCGAGTGCTTCATGTGTCATTTCTACGGACACCCTGAGGATCAGCCAGGATCCCATTACCTAGCCCACTATACTCTGGTAGGGGTGGAGGGCCAGGCAGAACATAGATAAGTGGGGCCCAGAGTAAGGCAGCGGGTGTGGCAGGAGACGGGCGGGCCCAGCCAGGAGTATCTGGGCACTTTCCTGTCCACATCAGGCAGGTAAGTGTCACCAAACAAGGGTTTCCAAGAGTAGCTATAAATCTGGTGCTGAGATGCTGTCTGAGGGAGCCCTCTCGCCAGAACTCTCAGCCCCTGCCACGCTCACCCCTTCGCTGTGGGAGAGGGACTCTCCCGGCTCCTCCTCTTCCCACTCCTCATCGCTGTCCACCTCGTAGTCAAGGAGGtcctgaggacacacacacagcagtcaCTGTCATCTCCAGGGTCGGGAGGAAATGGCAGAGCTAAAAAGCTAGAACTCTGTGGAGCCCCAGGGCCGTGGGAGAAGGCCACGCTGAGAAGGATACGCAAGGGTTGGAGTAGTGCCCACACACTCACCCTGTCCTGGGCCCAGGGGTCCCTTGGGCGGATGACTGTCGTCTGCTTGTTCCACGTGCCCCAGTATGCTGGCCGGTGGTTCTCAGAGAACTGTAGAAGCTTCATCCTGCCAAACTTTCTCCGCTCAGGAACGCCGTCCACTTTGCTGCTCTCCACAATCACCACATCGCTGGAGACAAAGCCTGGCTTAGAAGGCTCCTCATGGTGCACTCGCCCACCACAACATCCTTCTTCCCGGGATGGCAGGTCGTGGGCACTAGAGACGGGCAGCCCTAAAGCAGGCCAATGTTTACTCCAGGGACATGGCGCGAGAAGGAGAGAGGAACCAGATAGGGAGCTGCTGCCCCACAGCACGTACAGAAGTGGCAATGTGAAAACAAGTACACTGGCAAGAGACGGGGAGCAGCCCTCCAGGCAAGTGGTCTAGACGTCAGCTCCATCCAGGGAGGGGTCTGGGGACCCAGGGGAGGCAGCCTGAACTCCAGAGCCAGGACTTTCTGCAAGGCCACCACACCTGGGAGACTTCGGAAGTGAAACCAGGAGAGAGCTGATGGAGCAGTGGAATTCGGGGCCTGAGGCCAGGGAGGGAGCTGACCGGTCAAGGCCAAGGGACTCAGCAGTGACCGGGCTCTGCTTGGCCACTCAGGATTCTCCAACTTCACCAAGGGCAATTGGTAGCTCCCCTCAGAACTAACCTGTTTGAGAGGTTTGTGTTCCGGTTAGACACCACAGTGGGCCCAGACCTGAGCGGCCGCCGCCTTTTCAGATCTTGGAGGAAGGAGAACTCGCTGCTCTGCTGCTGGAGGAGCTGGTCAAGCTGGTCACAGAGGTCTTGATCAAAGGCAGTCCGGCATCGAGGGGCGAGGACCATGTGCTCTTTGATTTCGAAAGGGGCAAACTTCCCACAGGAACCAGCCAGGGTCTGAAATGGAAAAGGGATGTGATGGCACCACTGTGCTTACTGTGTGACAGACCTGCACAGCAGGTGTTGAGGAGGAGCCAAAGGACATGGGACCCAATGTCAAAGGAGACACTTCACCAAGAACAAAAACCAAGATAATAtaaagaaccagagatcagaagAAAGCCAATCCTGCAATAACCTGACAAAAAAAAGGAattggcagaaaaagaaataaaataaataaaaagaaataaaatgataaacacAAAGAGATGTTCAACTGCACCAAGAATCATGgagaaacacaaagagaaatacatgtttttcttcaCCCATCAGTCAGGTCCACAGAAGTGTGAGACACTCACGCACtgttgggaggtgggggtggaaatCATTGGCAAGGGGGTACCAAGTATGATGCACCCACACCATGACACAGTACTGCAGCAATGAGAAAGAACGAACAAGGGCCAATGTGGAAAGAATCCAAGATACAACTCAGCAAAGCGGTAAACAATAAATTCATAATTTGTTAGGTACATGAATACACAAACATAGGAGGGAGGGAAATGCTCAGTGAAAGACCTGGAAGGATAT is a genomic window of Ovis canadensis isolate MfBH-ARS-UI-01 breed Bighorn chromosome 5, ARS-UI_OviCan_v2, whole genome shotgun sequence containing:
- the CHAF1A gene encoding chromatin assembly factor 1 subunit A isoform X2; protein product: MDCKDRPAFPVKKLIQARLPFKRLNLVPKEKIDDGLDDTAVSRGGPVQTQVHDLETSLDHLENCHVGSDIDFRPKLVNGKGPLDNFLRSQVETSIGQAVVIIDLTEDSSNPLDNMVGHSKLNSAASPAQKNINGVPDKAGDDRGLPKANQKDELASPEEALSEVLCKTEAGDADSGGVDRRGLAQRGSPQNSPKLTGGLSTCSEDRDGWREAGGILFKGKMPVVLLQDILAPRPPARSPPATPPGQAVPSESETPESSPEEDLALSHSSLSSSSPTSSPEGQSVPTKLHTGPSPLPASTPVCRITKKLVRGSAEKNKMKLQRDKERLWRQLKLQAEKEEKEKLREEAKRAKEEARKKREEEKELKEKERREKREKDEKEKAEKQRLKEERRKERQEALEAKLEEKRKKEEEKRLREEEKRIKAEKAEITRFFQKPKTPQAPKTLAGSCGKFAPFEIKEHMVLAPRCRTAFDQDLCDQLDQLLQQQSSEFSFLQDLKRRRPLRSGPTVVSNRNTNLSNSDVVIVESSKVDGVPERRKFGRMKLLQFSENHRPAYWGTWNKQTTVIRPRDPWAQDRDLLDYEVDSDEEWEEEEPGESLSHSEGDEDDDVGEDEDEDDGFFVPHGYLSEDEGVTEECADPENHKVRQKLKAKEWDEFLAKGKRFRILQPVKIGCIWAADKDGGADLKVLQQFTACLLETVPPEEEQTPKASKREKRDQQILAQLLPLLHGNVNGSKVIIREFQECCRRGLLSRDAGSPEHSAASPPSPGPARPQTPTTGEDMAVPSKARLKRIISENSVYEKRPDFRMCWYVHPQVLKSFAQEHLPVPCQWSYVTAVPSATKEDSGSVPAPGPGQGMPVSLKRKSAGSMCITQFMKKRRHDGQVGTGDLDGFQADTEEDDDEEGDCVIMDISDVGDIQAPCGTTSGAGGSVGMDTSETLVAPSSLGLS